In Methanosarcina siciliae T4/M, one genomic interval encodes:
- a CDS encoding phytoene desaturase family protein, with protein sequence MKKYDVIIVGAGVSGLLAALTLSKHGKKVLVLEKERHLGGNCNSYMVDGYQVDTGAHAITHLIEGPLPRLMDNYFDFLPVFEDYGHYYVRTENSFTKVPSNLKDFVTFDALPRKDRLILSQTLTKALTLSSFGIDLSDQSVYDFLPKNLCKDTYDFVDTISGFLSGKSMKETSAQRILSGSSFVRDSITQEQFDAMIGKLEAKKRQSTESILASVLQYHLHASLQSRMDRVAQPFASLERLATNKVNYSQGYPRKGLKALLNAILYSLPDTVEIKSECEVKSILVQDGKISGVEADEIYPADLVIHTGFATDLPRLVKDLPSDYKEELKGIVHTKSLTIWLGLKEELPEFNYTGSEIWFKDFAYWAMPISNYDPSLAPKDKQLVGFSFVIDDDQTEEHELKKAYDTIFRALPNIEKYIDMQHEQIMVPEKAAVTINGKFADIRTPIKNLYIAGTDTDKRSMGITRASYSIIELLKILNEDGNLH encoded by the coding sequence ATGAAAAAGTATGATGTAATTATTGTCGGGGCTGGAGTAAGCGGGCTTCTGGCTGCGCTGACTCTTTCCAAACATGGGAAGAAGGTCCTTGTTCTTGAGAAAGAACGGCATCTTGGGGGAAACTGCAACAGCTATATGGTAGATGGATATCAGGTGGATACAGGAGCACATGCAATAACCCATCTGATTGAAGGTCCACTTCCAAGGCTGATGGATAACTACTTTGATTTTTTGCCTGTATTTGAGGACTACGGGCACTACTATGTCAGGACTGAAAATTCTTTTACCAAAGTCCCTTCGAACCTGAAGGATTTCGTGACCTTTGACGCGCTTCCGAGAAAGGACAGGCTTATTCTGTCCCAGACCCTTACGAAAGCCCTTACACTTTCCTCTTTCGGAATAGATCTTTCGGACCAGTCTGTGTATGATTTCCTCCCGAAAAACCTGTGTAAAGACACCTATGATTTCGTGGACACGATCTCAGGTTTCCTTTCGGGAAAGTCGATGAAAGAGACCTCTGCCCAGCGTATTCTTTCTGGCAGCAGCTTTGTCAGGGATAGCATTACACAGGAGCAGTTTGATGCCATGATCGGAAAGCTGGAGGCAAAAAAGCGGCAGTCAACCGAGTCAATCCTCGCTTCAGTGCTCCAGTACCATCTCCATGCTTCTCTTCAGTCCCGAATGGACAGAGTTGCCCAGCCCTTTGCCTCGCTTGAAAGACTTGCTACAAACAAGGTAAACTATTCCCAGGGCTATCCGAGAAAAGGGTTGAAGGCTCTGTTGAATGCCATCCTTTATTCCCTTCCTGACACGGTAGAAATAAAATCTGAGTGCGAAGTAAAAAGTATCCTGGTACAGGATGGAAAGATCTCGGGCGTGGAGGCTGACGAAATATATCCGGCGGATCTTGTTATCCATACAGGTTTTGCAACCGATCTTCCAAGGCTTGTAAAGGACCTGCCATCGGATTATAAAGAAGAGCTTAAAGGAATCGTGCATACAAAAAGTCTGACAATCTGGCTTGGCCTGAAAGAAGAACTCCCTGAATTCAACTATACGGGCTCGGAAATCTGGTTTAAAGACTTTGCCTACTGGGCAATGCCCATAAGCAATTATGACCCGTCCCTTGCCCCAAAGGATAAACAGCTGGTAGGTTTTTCCTTTGTGATAGATGATGATCAGACCGAAGAGCACGAACTCAAAAAAGCCTATGACACCATTTTCCGTGCCCTTCCAAATATAGAAAAATACATCGATATGCAGCACGAGCAGATTATGGTGCCCGAAAAAGCCGCCGTCACAATTAACGGCAAATTCGCGGATATCCGGACTCCGATCAAAAACCTCTACATCGCAGGCACGGATACGGACAAACGCAGCATGGGGATTACCAGGGCATCTTACTCGATAATTGAGCTATTAAAGATTCTCAATGAAGATGGAAATCTCCATTAA
- the trpE gene encoding anthranilate synthase component I: MLSFDLGKEEFLELVSGLEKPNLVQLFAKVEGFSPAFSPLDLYGALRSSGTTGYSYLLESVEKQESRARYSFVGNDPDAVLKISDRKISLELLNMEASPFFEAVCTKMEEVCGPETAEKEPDRNAESKKFTAVIPEGKDVFDALRLAFPPTNGMELLNSRRFERQTFLGGAIGYTAYDAIYDSWLGVEKGFESDIPDLQYLLVSKSFVFDHLTEEVYIVLIPFVSPGSDAEKVYEEALSEAERFYSAIKKAAQSDDPAKAAAEGAIAAGVEVSGQSAISGSHVQVCSVDRSGFEESVLQAKEHIFAGDIFQVVLSRKCEFKMEQSPFELYMQLRAINPSPYMYIFEFGDLAIVGASPETLLTVHKRTVIINPIAGTCPRGKSEAEDEALASHMLNDEKERAEHVMLVDLGRNDVRMVSESGSVKVSGFMEVLKYSHVQHIESTVSGTLRPECDQFDAFRAVFPAGTLSGAPKIRAMEIISELEAVPRGIYGGGVGYYSWNGDADFAIVIRTLLIQEKKVSVQAGAGIVADSDPAYEFRETDRKMAAMLAAIGGEIRVEK, encoded by the coding sequence ATGCTTTCCTTTGATCTTGGAAAAGAAGAATTTCTGGAGCTTGTCTCCGGGCTCGAAAAGCCTAACCTTGTCCAGCTCTTTGCAAAAGTAGAAGGCTTTTCTCCTGCCTTCTCTCCGCTCGACCTGTACGGAGCCCTGCGGAGTTCGGGGACAACAGGTTACTCCTACCTGCTGGAGTCTGTAGAAAAGCAGGAAAGCAGAGCAAGGTACTCTTTTGTTGGAAACGACCCTGATGCTGTACTGAAAATAAGTGACCGAAAAATTTCCCTTGAACTCCTGAATATGGAAGCTTCACCTTTTTTTGAAGCGGTCTGCACAAAGATGGAGGAAGTCTGCGGTCCGGAAACCGCAGAAAAGGAACCAGATAGAAATGCAGAGTCGAAAAAGTTTACGGCTGTAATTCCAGAGGGAAAAGATGTTTTCGATGCCCTCCGTCTGGCTTTTCCTCCGACAAACGGGATGGAACTCCTCAATTCCAGACGTTTTGAGAGACAGACATTCCTCGGAGGGGCTATAGGCTATACGGCATACGATGCAATATATGACAGCTGGTTGGGGGTCGAGAAGGGATTCGAGTCCGACATCCCCGACCTTCAGTACCTACTCGTTTCGAAGAGTTTTGTCTTCGACCACCTGACTGAAGAGGTCTACATAGTCCTCATCCCCTTCGTAAGCCCGGGTTCGGATGCGGAAAAGGTGTACGAAGAAGCTCTCTCGGAAGCAGAACGGTTTTACTCCGCAATTAAAAAAGCTGCCCAATCGGATGATCCAGCAAAGGCAGCAGCAGAAGGAGCAATTGCAGCAGGTGTAGAGGTTTCTGGCCAGTCTGCAATATCAGGTTCACATGTGCAGGTCTGCAGCGTTGACAGGTCTGGATTTGAGGAGTCCGTACTCCAGGCAAAGGAACATATTTTTGCAGGGGATATTTTCCAGGTCGTCCTTTCCAGGAAATGCGAGTTTAAAATGGAGCAGTCTCCTTTTGAGCTTTACATGCAGCTCAGGGCAATCAACCCGAGCCCTTACATGTATATCTTCGAGTTTGGGGATCTGGCAATCGTGGGGGCAAGCCCTGAGACTCTGCTGACCGTACACAAACGCACTGTTATCATAAACCCTATCGCAGGCACCTGTCCTAGGGGAAAGTCCGAAGCTGAAGACGAAGCTCTGGCCTCACATATGCTCAACGACGAAAAGGAAAGGGCAGAACATGTAATGCTTGTTGACCTCGGGCGAAACGATGTCCGGATGGTTTCGGAAAGCGGCTCGGTTAAAGTCTCAGGCTTCATGGAGGTCCTGAAGTATTCCCATGTCCAGCACATCGAAAGCACGGTTTCGGGAACCCTCAGGCCCGAATGCGACCAGTTCGATGCCTTCAGGGCGGTATTTCCGGCAGGAACACTTTCAGGGGCTCCGAAAATCCGGGCGATGGAAATTATTTCCGAACTTGAAGCCGTTCCGAGAGGAATCTACGGCGGCGGGGTTGGGTACTACAGCTGGAACGGAGACGCTGATTTTGCGATCGTAATCAGGACCCTGCTTATACAGGAAAAAAAGGTTTCAGTGCAGGCAGGGGCAGGAATTGTTGCGGACTCCGATCCCGCATATGAGTTCAGGGAAACTGACAGGAAAATGGCAGCAATGCTTGCGGCTATCGGCGGAGAAATCCGGGTTGAAAAATGA
- a CDS encoding phosphoribosylanthranilate isomerase, which yields MKARPKTRVKICGIRGQEDIELAALYGADAVGFITEVPVESPRKLDSDAAAALISKVPKCLDSVMVIMPETSACALELIEKVKPNIVQVHSGLPLSELEAVREKTDIPIIKTLSVPAGQEASKLHNIVTRLLEEVRELEESGAVDSVLLDSGIAGKTGGTGCVHDWDLSRRIAEETELPLILAGGLKPENVQEAVRAVSPYAVDTASGVEDRGKKDAAKIRKFIEEVRCTDAFL from the coding sequence ATGAAAGCAAGGCCAAAAACAAGGGTAAAAATCTGCGGGATCCGCGGTCAGGAAGATATAGAACTTGCAGCTCTTTACGGAGCCGATGCCGTGGGTTTCATCACGGAAGTCCCTGTGGAAAGCCCAAGGAAACTCGATTCGGACGCTGCGGCTGCCCTTATCTCAAAAGTCCCGAAATGCCTTGATTCGGTAATGGTAATAATGCCTGAAACTTCTGCCTGTGCCCTCGAACTTATCGAGAAAGTAAAGCCGAACATAGTGCAGGTCCACTCAGGTCTGCCTCTCAGCGAACTTGAAGCTGTAAGAGAAAAAACCGACATCCCAATCATAAAGACCCTTTCCGTGCCTGCCGGGCAGGAGGCTTCCAAACTCCATAACATTGTAACACGACTGCTTGAGGAAGTCCGAGAGCTGGAGGAGAGCGGGGCTGTGGACAGTGTGCTTCTGGACTCGGGGATTGCCGGAAAAACCGGCGGTACAGGTTGCGTACATGACTGGGACCTGAGCCGGAGAATTGCGGAAGAAACAGAACTTCCCCTGATCCTTGCAGGCGGGCTCAAACCCGAAAACGTGCAGGAAGCTGTCAGGGCCGTTTCCCCCTATGCTGTAGACACAGCTTCAGGGGTAGAGGATAGGGGAAAAAAAGATGCTGCGAAAATCAGAAAATTTATTGAAGAAGTGAGGTGCACCGATGCTTTCCTTTGA
- a CDS encoding aminodeoxychorismate/anthranilate synthase component II, with product MKIVFINNKDSFVWNLVDYISYFEKDTLVLPNTVTLEELREIKPDALVISPGPGNPSDLKDIGNCLEIIREMGRETPLLGVCLGHQAINVAFGGPVRRCKVGPVHGKSSRIRHTESPLFATLKEQFEAGRYHSLEIGEPAPGIKVTARAEDGTIMAVEHKKYPIYGLQFHPESVLTPEGLKIIEKFLEISKNFNERQPAV from the coding sequence ATGAAAATCGTTTTCATAAACAATAAGGATTCCTTCGTATGGAACCTCGTGGACTACATTTCATACTTCGAAAAAGATACCCTGGTTCTTCCCAACACGGTTACCCTTGAAGAGTTAAGGGAGATAAAGCCTGATGCACTTGTAATTTCCCCCGGGCCCGGGAACCCGTCCGACCTTAAAGACATTGGAAACTGCCTGGAAATCATCCGGGAAATGGGCAGGGAAACTCCTCTTCTGGGAGTCTGTCTTGGACACCAGGCAATCAATGTAGCTTTCGGAGGCCCTGTCAGGAGATGCAAGGTAGGGCCTGTACACGGCAAAAGTTCCAGAATCCGGCATACTGAATCTCCACTCTTTGCAACGCTTAAAGAACAGTTTGAAGCCGGACGCTACCATTCCCTGGAGATAGGTGAGCCTGCTCCCGGAATAAAGGTAACTGCACGAGCAGAAGACGGAACCATCATGGCAGTTGAACATAAAAAGTACCCTATCTATGGCTTGCAGTTCCATCCGGAATCCGTGCTGACCCCCGAAGGATTAAAAATAATAGAAAAATTCCTTGAAATTTCTAAAAATTTTAATGAAAGGCAGCCGGCTGTTTAA
- a CDS encoding Rieske (2Fe-2S) protein has product MSSEKVPEKGSNPDFEPPWFYAADESSLKEGKLLHVEPGGRNVLLLKTEGEIHAFTNVCPHARCPMDRGRLEEFTLSCLCHGRRFDVRTGECLNDSLQLKRYDWKLESGKIGVKIE; this is encoded by the coding sequence ATGTCTTCTGAAAAAGTGCCTGAAAAAGGTTCGAATCCTGATTTTGAACCTCCCTGGTTTTATGCAGCTGATGAAAGCAGCCTGAAAGAAGGAAAGCTTCTGCATGTTGAACCCGGGGGAAGAAATGTCTTACTCCTTAAGACCGAAGGAGAGATCCATGCTTTTACAAACGTCTGCCCTCATGCAAGGTGCCCTATGGATAGGGGAAGACTGGAAGAATTTACGCTATCATGCCTCTGTCATGGCAGGAGGTTTGATGTAAGGACAGGGGAGTGCCTCAATGATTCACTGCAGTTAAAACGGTATGATTGGAAACTTGAGAGCGGAAAGATTGGGGTGAAAATCGAATAA
- a CDS encoding DUF2769 domain-containing protein, with amino-acid sequence MDKEPHIPSIAEQEQMVTLMCLCPECPSWVECGEKGGFCFETIEKSSCISEENGCLCPTCPVASSLGLENMYYCIQGSKSP; translated from the coding sequence ATGGATAAAGAGCCGCATATTCCATCAATTGCTGAACAGGAACAAATGGTCACATTAATGTGTCTCTGCCCTGAATGTCCTTCCTGGGTTGAATGTGGGGAAAAGGGCGGATTTTGCTTTGAAACAATAGAAAAAAGCAGCTGTATAAGCGAAGAAAATGGATGCTTATGCCCTACCTGTCCGGTAGCAAGCAGCTTGGGGTTAGAAAACATGTATTATTGTATACAGGGTTCTAAGAGCCCATAA
- the trpB gene encoding tryptophan synthase subunit beta: MTGTKVSEFQLKGKYGKYGGQYVPEVLMPALEELDAGYEKYKNDPEFLAELDYYMRDFAGRETPLYFARNLSKKYGTKVYLKREDLVHGGAHKLNNALGQALLAKFMGKTRLIAETGAGQHGTATAMVGANLGFDTVVYMGAKDIKRQQMNAYRMELMGTEVKAVETGSKTLKDAINEAMRDWVTNIENTHYLIGSVVGPHPYPMIVRDFQSVIGKEVKEQAMEKEGRLPDSIIACAGGGSNAMGTFHPFIENREVKLIAVEAGGKALKCTEKAALHSASLCVGEEGILHGARTKILQDKNGQILESESVSAGLDYSGVGPELAYLSESGRVTARNVTDDEALDAFNELSRLEGIIPALESSHALAYLKKAAESGELGEFVVVNLSGRGDKDLETVLSLRRGV; the protein is encoded by the coding sequence TTGACAGGAACTAAAGTTTCGGAATTTCAGCTAAAAGGAAAGTATGGAAAATATGGGGGGCAGTACGTACCCGAAGTCCTCATGCCGGCCTTAGAAGAACTGGATGCCGGGTATGAAAAGTACAAAAACGACCCAGAATTCCTTGCAGAGCTTGACTACTACATGAGGGATTTTGCAGGAAGGGAAACGCCCCTTTACTTTGCCCGGAACCTGAGCAAGAAATACGGGACAAAAGTCTACCTCAAGCGGGAAGACCTGGTTCACGGGGGTGCCCACAAGCTCAACAATGCTCTCGGGCAGGCACTGCTTGCAAAGTTCATGGGAAAAACCAGGTTGATTGCCGAAACCGGGGCAGGACAGCACGGGACTGCAACAGCCATGGTTGGAGCAAACCTCGGGTTTGATACCGTTGTCTACATGGGAGCAAAAGACATCAAACGCCAGCAGATGAATGCGTACAGGATGGAACTCATGGGGACCGAGGTAAAAGCCGTGGAGACAGGCTCAAAAACCCTTAAGGACGCAATCAACGAGGCAATGCGGGACTGGGTTACCAACATTGAAAACACCCACTACCTGATCGGGTCGGTGGTCGGGCCCCATCCCTATCCTATGATCGTAAGGGACTTCCAGAGCGTTATCGGGAAGGAAGTAAAGGAACAGGCAATGGAAAAAGAAGGCAGACTGCCTGATTCTATCATCGCCTGCGCAGGCGGCGGAAGTAATGCCATGGGGACTTTCCATCCCTTTATCGAAAACAGGGAAGTCAAGCTGATTGCCGTAGAAGCCGGGGGAAAAGCCCTGAAGTGCACGGAAAAAGCTGCTCTTCACTCAGCTTCCCTCTGTGTCGGAGAAGAAGGAATCCTGCACGGGGCCAGGACAAAGATCCTGCAGGACAAAAACGGGCAGATCCTTGAGTCCGAATCCGTGTCAGCAGGGCTTGACTATTCAGGGGTCGGCCCCGAACTTGCTTACCTTTCGGAAAGCGGCAGGGTTACTGCCCGCAATGTTACGGATGACGAAGCACTTGATGCGTTTAACGAACTGAGCCGGCTTGAAGGGATCATTCCGGCCCTTGAATCCTCCCATGCCCTTGCCTACCTGAAAAAAGCCGCGGAGTCAGGAGAACTCGGAGAGTTTGTGGTAGTGAACCTCTCAGGAAGAGGAGATAAAGACCTGGAAACTGTCCTGAGCCTGAGAAGGGGGGTCTGA
- the trpD gene encoding anthranilate phosphoribosyltransferase produces MKEMKEYIGKLEEGSDLSSEEAEAAIGEILSTAEDEEIGAFLLALRAKGEKPQEIAGFVRGMKQAGNTIEPGTPFRVVDTCGTGGDGLNTINVSTAAAIVTAAAGVPVAKHGNRAATSMSGSSDVLEALGIKVDLTPEQVRKTIEKIGIGFMFAPVFHPAMKRVAGVRKKLGVRTVFNILGPLTNPAGAKGQVVGVFDNKLCEPIAYALAELGTEHALVVHGDGMDEISNTGETFVAELKDGRVSTYTITPESMGMLRAKPEDIKGGTPKENARDLLCIFKGQKGPKRDIVILNAAAALYVSGIVGSIRRAIPIAEDAIDSGKVMVKFNQFRNFTAELSSQDKKEGSSKGEAFLASSDTSVLSPATGEKA; encoded by the coding sequence ATGAAGGAAATGAAAGAATACATCGGGAAACTGGAAGAAGGCTCGGATCTGAGTTCGGAAGAAGCCGAAGCCGCAATCGGGGAAATTCTCAGCACAGCTGAAGACGAAGAAATAGGGGCGTTCCTCTTAGCCCTGAGGGCAAAAGGAGAAAAGCCTCAGGAAATCGCAGGTTTTGTTCGGGGCATGAAGCAAGCCGGAAATACAATCGAGCCGGGAACGCCTTTCAGGGTCGTGGATACCTGCGGGACAGGAGGAGACGGGCTTAACACGATCAATGTCTCAACAGCAGCTGCAATCGTGACCGCAGCCGCCGGAGTCCCTGTGGCCAAGCACGGAAACCGGGCTGCAACCTCAATGTCCGGAAGTTCGGATGTGCTTGAAGCCCTCGGGATCAAAGTGGACCTTACTCCGGAACAGGTCCGGAAGACGATTGAAAAGATCGGGATAGGATTCATGTTCGCCCCGGTTTTCCACCCTGCAATGAAGCGGGTTGCAGGAGTAAGGAAAAAGCTCGGAGTAAGGACGGTTTTCAATATCCTCGGACCCCTGACAAACCCGGCAGGAGCAAAAGGGCAGGTTGTGGGCGTTTTTGATAACAAACTCTGTGAGCCGATAGCTTATGCCCTTGCCGAGCTCGGGACCGAACACGCCCTTGTGGTGCACGGGGACGGAATGGATGAAATCTCTAATACCGGAGAGACCTTTGTTGCGGAATTAAAAGACGGAAGGGTTTCCACATATACCATTACTCCGGAGTCCATGGGCATGCTGCGGGCAAAGCCCGAAGATATCAAAGGCGGCACTCCGAAAGAAAATGCCCGTGACCTTCTCTGCATCTTTAAGGGACAGAAAGGGCCAAAAAGGGACATTGTTATCCTGAATGCAGCTGCAGCTCTGTACGTAAGCGGGATCGTGGGCTCAATCCGGCGGGCAATCCCCATTGCTGAAGACGCAATTGACAGCGGGAAAGTCATGGTCAAGTTCAACCAGTTTCGAAATTTCACTGCCGAACTTTCCAGCCAGGACAAAAAAGAGGGCTCTAGCAAGGGAGAAGCGTTTCTTGCCTCCTCAGATACATCCGTGTTAAGCCCGGCTACCGGGGAAAAGGCATGA
- a CDS encoding indole-3-glycerol-phosphate synthase encodes MHDSILHILNTTKTRIQAFGTDIHEEEMQLQFQKRDFIAAVAAVRADGRVPVIAEVKPASPGKSFREIPPAAAAELAWEMEEAGAVAISVLTEPGVFRGSLENLKEVRKTVCLPVLRKDFIIDRRQLEETGSDLILLIAGILGPELDNFVDLALEKGFEPLVEVHNKEELEIALETDTKLIGINNRNFETLNIDLATTEVLAPLIREYDLDHGTSHIILSESGMSSPADVRRVMEAGADAVLIGSALMESDSVLEKTKEFVQSFCWRE; translated from the coding sequence ATGCACGATTCAATCCTCCACATTCTCAACACAACAAAGACCCGGATTCAGGCTTTCGGGACCGACATCCATGAGGAAGAAATGCAGCTGCAGTTCCAGAAAAGGGACTTTATTGCAGCTGTTGCAGCTGTAAGGGCAGACGGGCGGGTGCCTGTAATTGCGGAAGTCAAGCCGGCATCCCCGGGGAAGAGCTTCAGGGAAATCCCGCCGGCAGCAGCTGCCGAGCTTGCATGGGAGATGGAGGAAGCCGGAGCTGTCGCAATTTCAGTCCTTACCGAGCCAGGGGTCTTTCGGGGTTCACTCGAAAACCTGAAAGAGGTCAGGAAAACCGTATGCCTGCCAGTGCTTAGAAAGGACTTTATCATTGACAGGCGACAGCTTGAGGAAACGGGAAGCGATCTTATACTCCTGATTGCAGGCATCCTTGGACCGGAGCTAGACAATTTTGTTGACCTTGCTCTTGAAAAGGGTTTTGAGCCGCTGGTTGAGGTCCACAACAAAGAAGAGCTCGAAATTGCACTGGAAACCGATACAAAGCTCATAGGGATTAACAACCGGAACTTCGAGACTCTTAATATCGACCTGGCGACTACGGAAGTACTTGCTCCCCTTATCCGGGAATACGACCTGGACCACGGGACCAGCCATATCATCCTGAGCGAGAGCGGGATGAGCAGTCCTGCGGATGTGAGGCGCGTGATGGAAGCAGGGGCTGACGCAGTGCTGATAGGGTCTGCACTTATGGAGAGCGATTCTGTTCTTGAGAAAACTAAAGAATTCGTCCAGAGTTTTTGCTGGCGTGAATAA
- a CDS encoding methyltransferase cognate corrinoid protein — MKNTEIFEKLTNAIVTQNIAGCVQLTQEALDAGIPPIDIITKGLSPGMKIIGDKFEAAEIFLPQIMMSAKAMSSAMEILTPELEKNKVEGEETGLAITFVAEGDIHDIGHRLVTTMLGANGFEILDLGTDVLNENVVEEAEKHKGQKVILVGSALMTTSMLGQKDLMDRLREENLRDSVKCMFGGAPVSGKWIEEIGADATAENAAEAAKVALNIMK, encoded by the coding sequence ATGAAAAATACCGAAATTTTTGAAAAACTAACCAACGCGATCGTAACTCAAAACATCGCAGGCTGTGTACAGTTAACCCAGGAAGCTCTGGATGCAGGAATTCCGCCTATTGACATTATCACAAAGGGTCTCTCCCCTGGTATGAAGATCATCGGAGATAAGTTCGAAGCCGCAGAGATCTTTCTGCCTCAGATCATGATGTCTGCAAAAGCCATGAGCAGTGCAATGGAAATACTTACTCCAGAACTTGAAAAGAACAAAGTAGAAGGAGAAGAAACCGGACTTGCAATCACCTTCGTTGCAGAAGGAGATATCCACGACATCGGACACCGCCTTGTTACCACCATGTTAGGGGCAAACGGGTTTGAGATCCTTGACCTCGGAACCGACGTCCTCAACGAAAACGTTGTGGAAGAGGCTGAAAAGCACAAAGGGCAAAAGGTTATCCTTGTTGGCTCGGCCCTTATGACAACCTCAATGCTCGGCCAGAAAGACCTCATGGACAGGCTCAGGGAAGAAAACCTCAGGGACAGCGTAAAGTGCATGTTCGGAGGAGCTCCCGTATCCGGTAAATGGATCGAGGAGATAGGGGCGGACGCCACAGCAGAAAACGCTGCCGAAGCTGCAAAAGTTGCACTTAACATAATGAAATAA
- the trpA gene encoding tryptophan synthase subunit alpha, which produces MAAELKRQKISEKFGELKQKKEGALIGYVMAGDPSAEVTSGIVKALVNGGADIIELGFPFSDPVADGPTIQAAGQRALAAGMDIEHYFELVRSLEVKVPLVCMTYYNPVFRYGVETFVEHAAEAGISGLIIPDIPVEEAADLKSSCEKNGLDLIFLVAPTTTDARIQKILERGSGFVYLVSRLGVTGARADVAGSTKELLARVKTDIPKAVGFGISTGKQAAEVRKAGADAVIVGSAFVRIIEEGNGVNEKLEALARELKSGILGAN; this is translated from the coding sequence ATGGCAGCTGAACTTAAAAGGCAAAAAATTTCCGAAAAATTCGGCGAGTTGAAGCAGAAAAAAGAAGGAGCCCTCATAGGCTATGTGATGGCAGGAGACCCCTCGGCAGAAGTAACCTCCGGGATTGTAAAAGCCCTGGTAAATGGAGGTGCGGATATAATCGAGCTCGGATTCCCGTTTTCAGACCCTGTGGCTGACGGGCCGACCATCCAGGCAGCAGGACAGAGAGCACTTGCAGCGGGAATGGATATTGAGCACTACTTTGAGCTTGTCAGGAGCCTTGAGGTCAAGGTCCCGCTTGTGTGCATGACCTATTACAACCCGGTGTTCAGGTACGGCGTGGAAACATTCGTTGAACATGCCGCAGAAGCAGGAATAAGCGGACTCATCATCCCCGATATCCCGGTAGAAGAAGCAGCTGACCTGAAGAGCAGCTGTGAAAAGAACGGGCTTGACCTGATTTTTCTGGTCGCACCCACAACAACCGATGCAAGAATCCAAAAGATCCTGGAGAGAGGTTCGGGCTTCGTCTACCTGGTATCAAGGCTCGGGGTTACGGGGGCCAGAGCGGATGTTGCAGGTTCCACAAAAGAACTGCTTGCCAGGGTAAAAACCGATATTCCGAAAGCCGTGGGGTTCGGGATCTCAACCGGAAAGCAGGCTGCAGAAGTTAGAAAAGCCGGAGCGGACGCTGTAATTGTTGGCTCGGCTTTTGTCAGGATCATCGAAGAAGGAAATGGCGTAAACGAAAAGCTGGAAGCCCTTGCAAGGGAACTCAAATCCGGCATACTCGGAGCAAATTGA
- a CDS encoding HAD family hydrolase: protein MKYNTVIFDFDYTLADATDGIVSSFNHAFSELDLASYDIESIKRTVGLSLDEAFVQLTANEDKALRNRFKILFKEKADEVMSKNTVLFDDTISTLRQLKRDGLNTGIVTTKYHYRIMETLNTYGISDLVDIIVGGEDVKAPKPSPEGLLLAIDSLNSRQNNVLYIGDSLVDAKTALAANVDFVAVTTGTTEVKEFSQYPCIRILKNLSELFDR from the coding sequence ATGAAATATAACACCGTAATTTTTGATTTTGACTATACACTTGCCGACGCAACGGATGGTATTGTATCGAGTTTTAACCACGCTTTTAGTGAGCTGGACCTTGCTAGCTATGACATTGAAAGCATAAAAAGGACTGTGGGTTTATCACTGGATGAGGCGTTCGTACAGCTGACGGCGAATGAGGATAAAGCCCTTAGAAATCGTTTTAAAATATTATTTAAGGAAAAAGCCGATGAAGTCATGTCGAAAAATACCGTGCTTTTTGACGACACGATTAGCACACTGAGGCAGTTAAAACGTGATGGACTCAATACGGGGATCGTAACTACAAAATACCACTACAGGATCATGGAGACCTTAAATACTTACGGCATTTCAGACCTTGTAGACATTATTGTTGGGGGAGAGGATGTTAAAGCACCAAAACCATCTCCTGAAGGCCTTCTACTTGCAATTGACAGCCTTAACTCGCGGCAAAATAACGTGCTGTATATCGGAGATAGTCTGGTAGATGCCAAAACAGCATTGGCAGCAAATGTTGATTTTGTGGCAGTTACCACGGGAACAACAGAAGTAAAAGAGTTTTCACAATATCCGTGCATAAGGATATTAAAGAATCTATCCGAGCTTTTTGATCGGTAA